In Sphingomonas sp. G-3-2-10, a single window of DNA contains:
- the msrB gene encoding peptide-methionine (R)-S-oxide reductase MsrB yields MDVSRRNFLTAAGAGAIVAACGPAPTAEAAQNFEFKLSDAEWRKRLSPEAYNVLRKGATEYAGTSPLNREHRAGTFECAGCALPLFSSTTKFDSGTGWPSFYAPLGNAVVTKTDRSLGMSRVEVLCRRCGGHLGHVFDDGPKPTGKRYCMNGVALAFKPKR; encoded by the coding sequence ATGGATGTCAGCCGCCGCAATTTCCTGACTGCCGCCGGAGCGGGCGCGATCGTCGCGGCATGCGGCCCGGCGCCGACCGCCGAAGCCGCGCAGAATTTCGAGTTCAAACTGAGCGACGCCGAATGGCGCAAGCGGCTGAGCCCCGAAGCCTATAATGTGCTGCGCAAGGGCGCGACCGAATATGCCGGAACCAGTCCGCTCAACCGCGAGCATCGCGCCGGAACATTCGAATGCGCGGGCTGCGCGCTGCCGCTCTTCTCGTCGACGACCAAGTTCGACAGCGGCACGGGCTGGCCCAGCTTCTACGCGCCGCTGGGCAATGCGGTGGTCACGAAGACCGACCGGAGCCTGGGGATGAGCCGGGTGGAAGTGCTGTGCCGCCGCTGCGGCGGGCATCTTGGCCATGTGTTCGACGACGGGCCGAAGCCGACCGGCAAACGCTATTGCATGAATGGGGTCGCGCTGGCGTTCAAGCCGAAGCGCTAG
- a CDS encoding CHAP domain-containing protein has product MSFRALTARFALLVALCLATSVPAMAKKSSFLQCVPFAREVSGIDIRGNAWTWWSQAEGRYERGNEPEVGSVMSFKKTGRNPYGHVAMVSAIISDREVLLTHANWSYRGGIERNVRAIDVSPAGDWSQVKVWFAPTGGMGTTVFPVNGFIYPDDAPKAFEAPQMIAARKPERPLILASMMGKTSL; this is encoded by the coding sequence ATGTCTTTTCGAGCTCTTACTGCGCGTTTTGCGCTGCTGGTGGCGCTTTGCCTGGCGACTTCGGTCCCCGCGATGGCAAAGAAGTCCTCGTTCCTGCAGTGCGTGCCGTTCGCTCGCGAAGTCTCCGGCATCGACATCCGCGGTAACGCATGGACCTGGTGGAGCCAGGCCGAAGGCCGTTACGAGCGCGGCAACGAGCCGGAAGTCGGTTCGGTCATGTCGTTCAAGAAGACCGGCCGTAACCCCTATGGCCATGTCGCGATGGTTTCGGCGATCATCAGCGACCGCGAAGTGCTCCTCACTCACGCCAACTGGTCGTATCGCGGCGGCATCGAGCGCAACGTTCGCGCCATCGACGTTTCGCCGGCCGGCGACTGGAGCCAGGTCAAGGTCTGGTTCGCCCCCACCGGCGGCATGGGCACCACGGTGTTCCCGGTGAACGGCTTCATCTATCCCGACGATGCGCCCAAGGCGTTCGAAGCACCCCAGATGATCGCCGCCCGCAAGCCGGAGCGTCCGCTGATCCTCGCTTCGATGATGGGCAAGACCAGCCTCTGA
- a CDS encoding LysE family translocator: MIDSALFAAFLFAAFVLTITPGLDTAMVLRAAASDGARAGVFASIGILVGCLVWGAAVSLGLGALLHASELAYSVLKWAGAAYLLWVGATMLLGPRETMAADAEASRDAGIRAMRRGFLTNMLNPKIGIFYVTFLPQFIPAGVNVAGYSFFLACVHVAITVLWFALLIAATAPLGRMLKRPKVLKSLDRMTGGVFIAFGLKLAASRA; encoded by the coding sequence ATGATCGATTCCGCCCTGTTCGCCGCGTTCCTGTTCGCAGCCTTCGTCCTGACGATCACGCCCGGGCTCGACACCGCGATGGTGCTGCGCGCGGCAGCGTCGGACGGCGCACGGGCCGGCGTCTTCGCGTCGATCGGTATCCTTGTCGGCTGCCTCGTCTGGGGCGCAGCGGTGTCGCTCGGCCTCGGGGCGCTGCTGCACGCCTCCGAACTGGCCTATTCGGTCCTGAAATGGGCAGGGGCGGCCTATCTGCTATGGGTCGGGGCAACCATGCTGCTCGGCCCGCGCGAGACGATGGCCGCCGATGCCGAGGCCTCCCGCGACGCCGGCATCCGCGCGATGCGCCGGGGCTTCCTCACCAACATGCTGAACCCCAAGATCGGCATCTTCTACGTGACCTTCCTGCCGCAATTCATCCCGGCGGGCGTCAACGTGGCGGGCTATTCCTTCTTCCTGGCCTGTGTCCATGTCGCAATCACCGTGCTGTGGTTTGCGCTGCTGATCGCCGCGACCGCGCCGCTGGGCCGGATGCTGAAGCGGCCTAAGGTACTGAAATCGCTCGACCGGATGACCGGCGGCGTCTTCATCGCCTTCGGTCTGAAACTGGCCGCATCGCGCGCCTAA
- a CDS encoding extensin family protein, translated as MKATRRAILWTIAAGLLLFGGFLLYAVLRDRPQDLPWTELDLAQPVGIFTASKIAALRDKPGKCEALLDRAGIEYVTLPDLRVEGGKCGYSDGVRFQAGGARRIDFVPGDVGTSCPVAAGLALWEWEVVQPAAQKHFGKRVSAIEHYGSYNCRKIVGRGEGVWSQHATANALDISAFRLSDATRITVKGHWNSADPAVRAFLREVRDGACGMFTTVLSPDYNEAHHDHFHFDQGNRGMMGWKACR; from the coding sequence ATGAAGGCAACGCGGCGCGCGATCCTGTGGACGATCGCAGCCGGGCTGCTGCTGTTCGGGGGCTTCCTGCTCTATGCCGTGCTGCGCGACCGGCCGCAGGACCTGCCCTGGACCGAACTCGATCTCGCCCAGCCGGTCGGGATCTTCACCGCGAGCAAGATCGCCGCGCTGCGCGACAAGCCGGGCAAGTGCGAAGCGCTGCTCGATCGGGCGGGGATCGAATATGTCACCCTGCCCGACCTCCGGGTGGAAGGCGGCAAGTGCGGTTATTCCGACGGCGTGCGCTTTCAGGCCGGCGGGGCGCGACGAATCGATTTCGTGCCCGGCGATGTCGGCACCTCCTGCCCGGTCGCGGCGGGGCTGGCGCTGTGGGAATGGGAAGTCGTCCAGCCCGCGGCGCAGAAGCATTTCGGCAAGCGGGTCAGCGCGATCGAACATTATGGCAGCTATAATTGCCGCAAGATCGTGGGGCGCGGCGAAGGCGTCTGGAGCCAGCACGCCACCGCCAATGCGCTCGACATCTCGGCGTTTCGCCTGAGCGACGCGACGCGGATCACGGTGAAGGGCCATTGGAACAGCGCCGATCCGGCGGTCCGCGCCTTCCTGCGCGAGGTGCGCGACGGGGCGTGCGGGATGTTCACCACCGTGCTGTCACCCGACTATAACGAGGCGCACCACGATCACTTCCATTTCGATCAGGGCAATCGCGGGATGATGGGGTGGAAGGCGTGCCGTTAG